The nucleotide window AATATAGGTAACTTCTACCCAAGTCATAGAAGGCTGTTGTTTTTGTGTTGTCACTCTCGATTAAAACGATTAAATGTAACAAATTTATTTAATTCTTTGATTTTAACGTTTAATTCCTGAATATGCAGCTTTTATTTGGGTTGACTACTTTCTCATACTTTAAAGGCAACAGGGAAGACACTCCCCCCTCTCCCCACCCTCCCCACCCTCCCCCCACTCCCCCCTCTCCCCACCCTCCCCACACTCCCCCCTCTCCCCACACTCCCCCCACTCCCCACACTCCCCCCTCTCCCCACACTGGTATTAATTCCCCACCGGCCAGGTAAAATAAACAGTTGTTCCTTTCCGTTCTTCAGATTTAAGATAAATTTTTCCTTTTTCCCCTTCGACAATTCTTTTCACTAAAGTTAATCCTATTCCCGTATTTTCTACATTCGATTTTGCTTTTAAAGTTTGAAACAATCCAAATACTTTCTCATGAAATTCTGGGGCAATACCTGGCCCATCATCAGCCACAGAAAATTCGTAAAATTTACCTTTATTCTCGGCTTTAATGATAATCGTTCCTTCGGGAAGATGATGATGCTTAATGGCATTACTAATTAAATTACTAAAAACTTGCTCTAATAAGACTCGTATTGTATTTATAGTAGGCATTGGGGGGTCAATTTTAATCGTAAACTCAGGAGGAGGATCTAAAGAACTAATCACCTCTTTGAGTAATTCCTCAACCTCAACTTTTTCTAAATCTATTTTAACTCGACCCACTCGATAATAATAAAGAAGACCATTAATTAATTTCTCCATTCGTAAGACTCGCCCTTGCAACAAGTCTAATTGATGTTGAGTTTCTTCTGTTAATTTATCCTCTAGATCTTCGGCTAACCATTGAGAAATATTAGCGATCGCTCGCAGAGGAGATTTAAGATCATGAGAAGCAACATAAACAAATTGATCGAGTTCATGATTGCGTTTTTCTAAAGTAGTATTTGTCTGTTTTAAAACGGTTGTTAAACGGGCTAATTCTTCGGTTTGAGATCTTAAGGCTTCTTCGGCTTTTTTACTTTCGGTAATATCGATCATCAACCCGCGCAGCTTTTGTAAGACTCCTTGCTCATCGTAAACTAAATAAACCTTATCCCGAATCCAAATGACCTCATTTTTGGCTGTGATACATCGATATTCAAACTCATTATCTTTTCCTTGAGAATGGTTTTGACAACAGGTTAAAGAAGTTGTATATAACCTCTGTAAGGTTAAATTTCGATCCTCTGGATGTAAAATATTCGTCCAAAATTCAGGCTCAGATAGCCATTTTTCTGTAGTATAACCTAATAACATTTCTGCACTTTGGCTGACAAAAGTAAATTGAAATGTCTTTGCATCTGCTTCCCAGAAAATAACATGGCCTAAACCATTAATTAAATCCCGAAATCGCTGTTCTGCTGCCTCTGCTTTGATTCTGGATAATTTTTCTTGTTTAAATAACTCTTCTTTTTGACGATTTGCTGCTTCTAATTGAGCAGTTCTTTCTATAACTCTTTGTTCTAATTTCTCATTGAGTTGAGCAATTTCTTCAGCCTGTTGTTTAACTTGAGCAGTCTTTTTAAATAAGTCTACAAAAACCGTTACTTTTGACAGTAAAATTTCGGGTTCTATCGGTTTAACTAAATAGTCCACCGCCCCCAAAGAATAACCTTTAAACGCTTGATTTTCACTTTTACTATAAGCGGTTAAGAAAATAATCGGAACATGACGCGATCGCTGTCGTTCTCGAATAAGCATGGCGGTTTCAAATCCATCCATTCCGGGCATTTTTACATCTAATAAAATCACGGCAAAATCTTGTTGCAGTAAACAGCGTAAAGCGTCTTCTCCTGAAGTTGCCCGGACTAAATTTTGACCCAGACTATTGAGGATAGCTTCTAAAGCTAGCAAATTATTAGGATTATCATCTACTAAGAGAATATTAACATTGGGTTCTGAAGACATAGACTTTTACCATGACAAAGTGTTTTTTTTAAAGTCAATTTTAAATCAATTTTTATGTTTATCATTTAGGAAAAGAAATAATGATAGTCGTGCCTTCTCCTAAGACGCTATCCGCCGTAATCGTTCCTCCGTGAGCTTTAATAATCCGTTGACTAATTGCTAACCCTAACCCTGTTCCATCACTTTGACGAGAGGAATCTGACCGATAAAATTCTTCAAAAATATGAGGAAGGGCTTCGGGTTTTATCCCAATTCCTTCATCTTTAATTTGGATTATTTTTTGATTATTTTCTGTATAACCCATCAGAGAAACGGTAGAGCCAGGGGGAGAATATTTAATGGCATTTTCTAAGATATTTAACAAAGCTTGTAACATCCGTTCTGAATCAACATTTAACTCTAAATCAGGAACGTCATTATTAATATTGACTCCATGATGAAAGGTTCTTAACTCAATCGCTTCAATCGCTCGATTAATTAAAGAACGGAGAGATACAGATTGTATTTCTAAGGGAGCTACGCCGGCCTCTAGTCTTCCTAAATCGAGTAAATCTTGAATGAGTCGAGATAAACGATTGATTTCATTTTGTGCGGTTTGAATAAAGCGATCGCATAATTCCGGTTCTGATGCTGCTCCAATGCTCAAAGCTTCTAAGGTTACTTTTACATTACTAACTGGAGTGCGTAATTCATGAGAAACATTGGCTAAAAATGCCCGTCTTTCTCGCTCGACTGAGGCTAATAATTCACTCATTCGGTTTAGTTCAGAGGCTAATTGTCCGAGTTCATCTCCTCTGGAAATGTAGATATTTTCGCCTAAATGTCCACTGCCAAGACGAACGGCAAAATTCCGCATTTCTAAAATGGGTAAAGCTAGACTACGAGCTAACCAAGCACTGATCACAGCACAGAGTAAAAAGGTTAACATTACTGTTCCTAAAACCGTTACTAAAAGAGAGCGAAATTGGCGCTGAAACTGAGTTATGGTGACAGACATCCGAATGATTCCCAGTCGTTGACCTTGATAAATAATCGGACGCACTGTATAAACTCTGTCTTCATTGGATAAAACGCCTTTGGCAACTCCATTGACGGTTTTATTTTGGATCGCGCCTTTCATGCCGGGAATGACTGACCAATCTTTGATCATCCGGTCTATTTTAGGCGCAGAAGTCGATAAAAGACGACCTTGAGGGTTAAAAATACGTAAGGTGATAGTTTCGGGTGAACCATAGCGTTTAACCAACCCTTGTACCTGCTCAAGATTATTGCGATAAAGAGCTTCCCCTATATCCTCACTCAAGATATTAGACCAGATTTCTAACTCTGTCTGTTTCATATTCATAAAAAAGATATAAAAAGACCATAAAAGATAACCCCCTAATAAAAACGTACCTAGAGCAATTAGCACCAGATAAGTTGCTAATAGTTTGGCATGAATAGAGTTCCATTTTAAGGGCATTGATTTCTACTTCCAAAAGGCATAATTTAGCTTGTTAGTTGTTAGTCATTGGTCATTGTTTTTAGTTAACAGTTGATAGTAAACAGTGAACAGTGAAAAAGATTCATTTTAATAGCTTAAAACTGGAAAACTAATAACGATCATACTGAAAACTAATAACTGTTAACTGTTAACTCTTCATGTCATTAGTCATTATCTATGATTTAGATTTTGTGGTACGCCTTAAAATAGCTTCAATTCGTGCGATTAATTCACGGGTGCTAAAGGGTTTAGTGACGTAATCATCCGCGCCGGATTTTAATCCCCAGACTTTATCCGCTTCGTGATCTTTCGCGGTTAGCATTAAAATAGGGACATCAGAAAACGCCCTAATACGCCAAAATAATTCTATGCCATCCATTTCAGGTAGCATTAAATCTAAAATAAGGATGTCAGGCATATTTTCTTGAATCACTTTTAAAGCGGTTAATCCATCGGCAGCCGTCGTTACTTTATAGCCTTCTTTGATTAAATAAAAAGAAAGACTAGCGAGTAAGGGTTCTTCGTCGTCAATGAGTAAAATGTGATACATAAAGATTTTAAATGGAAGATTTTATCCTCAAAAAGTAAGTGAGCGTAAATATGATTAAGTAGTCGGACATAAATAAAGTGGATTGTGTAAACAATTGTAAAATATCTACAATTCTTGACTGTTGCCTGTTGCCTGTTGCCTCATCACACAGTTAACGTTAATGGAAGTCCAGGTACTTAACTCTAAAATTGATTGAGTTGGTAAAAATAGGTTGACCCCTATTTATGCCGACTTACTTAAAATAATCAATTAGAAGTTAGGAGAGAGAAAAAATTATTCTTCTTTATTTTTCTTAGCACAGGATTAAGTTTACTGACCTATATCTGAGGACTTAAACCTTAATTTTTTCTCCTCCTTAACCTCCCTATTTAAGACAACCAAACTCGTAAAATAGAGAGTAATTGCTCAGTATCAACGGGTTTGGTAATATAATCTGAAGCTCCAGCATCCAGACATTTATCTCGATCGCCTTTCATCGCTTTGGCAGTTAGAGCAATAATGGGCAATGACTGAAATTGTTGCAGTTTTCGGATCGCTTTCATGGTTTCGTAACCGTCCATCCCAGGCATCATCACATCCATTAACACTAAGTCAATATCAGTGCTGTTTTGAAGACAAGCGATACCGGCTGCCCCATTTTCTGCGGGGATGACTTGCATTTGATATCGTTCTAATAGACTGGTGAGGGCGAATATATTACGAACATCATCATCGACAATCAAGACTTTTTTATTGGCCAGAATATTATCTAAATTGTGGCGTAATTGTTTAAGCATATTCTGACCTTTTTCAGGTAAGTCTGACTGTTTGCGATGCAACAATAAGGCGGTTTCTTGAACGAGTTTTAGCTCATTATCCGCTATTTTGACGGGGATACTATGACTTATCCCCTCAAGGTCTAATTTTTGGGCTTCACTCAAATTAGGTTGACCATAAATAATGAGTGGCAGTTGTTTTTTAATTAGGTCTTCTTTGAGGGTTTCTATTAAAGTCCAATGGGTCATTTCCGGTAAGCTACTATCTACAATGAGACAATCTATCACCGGTTCATTATTCTCTAGATAGCCTCTGATTTGGGGAATTTCAGCAACGGTGATTATTTGAATGTCACTATTGCCTAAAAGTTCGTTGATCGCTGCTTCTTGGTCAACCGTAACTAAGAGCAAATTTTTAACAGGACGTTCAATAAATTGTTTAAGTCCTGCCATAATTTTGACTAAATTTTCCCTCGTGAGTGGCTTTTGATAATAACTGTATGCTCCCAATTTTTGCCCCCGTTGCCGATCGTTATTGACTGACATAATAATGCCCGGAATATGTACGGTTTTGGGATCGTGTTTTATGCGATCGAGTATCGTCCACCCACTATCCCCAGGTAAACAAATATCTAACGTGACGGCGCAAGGTTGATATTTCTGTAACATCGCTAAAGCGGTAGAACTTCGCAAGGCAATTAAGCCTTTAAATCCTTGTCCTCTGGCAATTTCTAAGACTAATCGGGCAAAATTAAGATCGTCATCCACAATTAATATAATCCGATCGCCCGGCTCTATGGAACTGCGGTCATCTCCCCAAGTTGTGGGATGAAATTCACTATCATACTCTTCTTTTTTTGTCAAGGGTTTCCTTGAAGTTTGGAGAGTGGGAAGATGATGATTTTGGGCTTTTGCGTCTGGGGAAGAGGAGGGTTGAGTCACTCCCGTATTTTCCGAGGGGTAGGGGGACTGGGCAATAATGCTGGTGGTTTGGGCGAGATGTTGAGTTGGAACGGTTTCAGAAATGCCGAGATAGGTTTGAGGGAGATAGAGGGTAAAGGTGCTACCATGCCCTAAACGACTAATGACGGTAATTTCACCCCCCAATAATCGGGCAATTTCTCGGCTAATGGATAATCCTAACCCTGTTCCTCCATATTGACGGCTGGTTGTGCCATCGGCTTGTTGAAAGGCTTCAAAAATTAATCTTTGCTTTTCTGGGGCGATACCTATCCCCGTATCACTGACAGAAAAAGAGATAACTAATTCTGCCTGATTTAAAATTTCATGATCCTGACTCCAACCTTGATAAGCCGGTTCTACTTCTAAACTGACTTGTCCTTTAGCGGTAAATTTAAAGGCATTGGAGAGTAAATTTTTAAGGACTTGTTGCAACCGCTTAGAATCGGTATAAATGGCTTTAGGAAGTCTGGGATCAAAGTTAATCTCAAAGTCTAATCCTTTATCATGGGCAATTTGTCGGAAAGCGCGATCGAGTTGATGACGAACTTCTGCTAGTTGCATCTGTTCAATTTCAACGGACATTGTTCCAGACTCAATTTTAGCTAAGTCTAAAATATCGTTAATTAATCCTAATAGGTCACTGCCGGATGAGTGAATTGTGGCGGCATATTCTACTTGTTTCGGAGTCAGATTATTTTCTACGTTATCGGCTAAAAGTTTCGCCAAAATTAACAAGCTGTTTAAGGGAGTGCGTAATTCATGGGACATATTGGCCAAGAATTCTGATTTATATCGAGAAGTCAAGGCGAGTTGTTCGGCTTTTTCTTCTAAGGATCGTCTAGCTTGTTCTATTTCGGCGTTTTTGCGTTCAACTTCTTCATTTTGTAAGGAGAGTAAACGGGCTTTTTCTTCTAGGGCTTCATTGGTTTGTTGCAGTTGTTCTTGTTGTTTTTTGAGCAATTCTTCGGAGGCTTTTAGGGACTGTGCCTGTTGTTCTAAGCGCTGATTAGTTTCTCTTAATTCTCCCTGTTGGGTTTGTAATTCTTGGGCTAAAGATTGAGATTGTTTGAGGAGTTCTTCTGTCCGCATGGAAGCGGCGATCGTATTTAAAACAATGGCGATACTTTCGGTTAATTGGTCAAAAAAGGTGAGATGAATTTCATTAAAATAGTGAAATGAGGCTAATTCAATGACCCCGGTAATTGCTCCCTCAAATACCACCGGTAACACCACTACATTAAGAGGGCTAGCTTCTCCCAATCCTGAGCTAATTTTGATATAGTTATCGGGAACGGAAGTTAATAAAATTCTCTCTTTTTCTAGGGCACATTGTCCCACTAACCCCTCTCCTAAATAAAAACGGTTTGAGAGATGTTTTCGTTCTCGATAGGCATAACTTGACAGCAGTTTTAAAATGGGGGTTTGTTCTTTTTCATCCATTAAATAAAACACCCCATGTTGTGCCCCCACTAAGGCTGCCAATTCTGAGAGAATTAACTTAGATACGGCCTCTAAATCTCGTTGACCTTGCAACATTCGGGTAAATTTCGCTAAATTCGTTTTTAACCAATCTTGCTCAGTATTTTTTTGGGTGGTTTCCCGTAAATTAGCAATCATTTGGTTAATATTATCTTTTAATACCGCTAATTCTCCTTCTGCCTGTACCGAAATCGACCGGGTTAAGTCTCCCTTAGCCACAGCTATGGCCACTTCTGCGATCGCTCTGACCTGAGTGGTTAAATTGGCGGCTAATTCGTTAACATTGTCGGTTAAGTGTCGCCAAGTCCCAGAAGCCCCCGGAACTTTAGCTTGTCCGCCTAATTTTCCTTCTATTCCTACCTCTCGCGCCACCGTCGTCACCTGATCGGCAAACGTCGCCAAGGTATCTATCATTTCATTAATGGTATCGGCTAAGGTTTCGATCTCTCCTTGGGCATCTAACATTAATTTCCGTTTTAAGTCTCCATTCGCCACCGCCGTCACCACTTTAGCGATACCTCGGACTTGGGCAGTTAAATTGCCGGCCATCGAATTAACATTATCGGTCAAATCTTTCCAAATTCCGGCGACTCCTGTCACTTGCGCCTGTCCGCCTAATTTTCCTTCTGTTCCCACTTCCCGCGCTACCCTGGTGACTTCGGAGGCAAAGGAGGACAGTTGATCCACCATTGTATTGATCGTGTTTTTGAGTTCTAATATTTCCCCTTTCACATCAACGGTGATTTTTTTCGATAAGTCCCCACTCGCTACCGCTTTAGTCACTTCCGCAATATTACGGACTTGGCCGGTTAAATTACTGGCCATAGAATTAACATTATCGGTTAAATCTTTCCAGGTTCCCGCCACCCCTTTAACATAAGCTTGTACCCCTAATTTCCCTTCTGTTCCCACTTCTCGCGCCACCCTAGTCACTTCCGAGGCAAAGGAGTTCAGTTGATCGACCATTGTATTGATCGTGTTTTTGAGTTCTAATATTTCCCCTTTCACATCAACGGTGATTTTTTTCGATAAGTCCCCATTAGCGACGGCGGTGGTCACTTCCGCAATATTACGGACTTGGGCGGTTAAGGAACTGGCCATAGAATTCACACTATCGGTTAAATCTTTCCAGGTTCCGGCCACGCCCCGGACTTCTGCCTGTACCCCTAATTTCCCTTCTGTTCCCACTTCTCGCGCGACTCTAGTCACTTCCGAGGCAAAGGAGTTCAGTTGATCGACCATTGTATTGATCGTGTTTTTGAGTTCTAATATTTCCCCTTTCACATCAACGGTAATTTTCTTCGATAAGTCCCCATTAGCGACGGCGGTGGTCACTTCCGCAATATTACGGACTTGGGCGGTTAACGATCCAGCCATAAAATTAACACTATCGGTTAAATCTTTCCAGGTTCCGGCCACCCCTCTTACTTCTGCTTGTCCGCCTAATTTACCTTCTGCCCCCACTTCTCGCGCCACCCTAGTCACTTCTGAGGCAAAGGAGTTAAGCTGATCCACCATAATATTAATCGTATTTTTTAATTCAAAGATTTCCCCTTTGACATCAACGGTAATTTTTTTCGATAAATCTCCTGATGCGATCGCCGTTGCTACTTCCGCAATATTACGGACTTGGGCGGTTAAATTGCCGGCCATGGAATTCACACTATCGGTTAAATCTTTCCAGGTTCCGGCCACGCCTCGGACTTCTGCCTGTACCCCTAATTTCCCTTCTGTTCCCACTTCTCGCGCTACTCGTGTCACTTCTGAGGCAAAGGAGTTCAGTTGATCGACCATTGTATTGATCGTGTTTTTGAGTTCTAATATTTCTCCTTTCACATCAACGGTAATTTTCTTCGATAAGTCCCCATTAGCGACGGCGGTGGTGACTTCCGCAATATTACGGACTTGGGCAGTTAACGACCCGGCCATAAAATTCACACTATCGGTTAAATCTTTCCAGGTTCCGGCCACGCCTCTTACTTCTGCTTGTCCGCCTAATTTCCCTTCTGCCCCGACTTCTCGCGCTACCCGGGTCACTTCCGAGGCAAAAGAATTTAATTGAACCACCATTGTATTGACGGTGTTTTTCAGTTCTAAAATTTCCCCTTTGACATCGGCGGTGACTTTTTTTGATAAGTCCCCATTGGCGAC belongs to Gloeothece citriformis PCC 7424 and includes:
- a CDS encoding response regulator transcription factor, with the protein product MYHILLIDDEEPLLASLSFYLIKEGYKVTTAADGLTALKVIQENMPDILILDLMLPEMDGIELFWRIRAFSDVPILMLTAKDHEADKVWGLKSGADDYVTKPFSTRELIARIEAILRRTTKSKS
- a CDS encoding hybrid sensor histidine kinase/response regulator — encoded protein: MSSEPNVNILLVDDNPNNLLALEAILNSLGQNLVRATSGEDALRCLLQQDFAVILLDVKMPGMDGFETAMLIRERQRSRHVPIIFLTAYSKSENQAFKGYSLGAVDYLVKPIEPEILLSKVTVFVDLFKKTAQVKQQAEEIAQLNEKLEQRVIERTAQLEAANRQKEELFKQEKLSRIKAEAAEQRFRDLINGLGHVIFWEADAKTFQFTFVSQSAEMLLGYTTEKWLSEPEFWTNILHPEDRNLTLQRLYTTSLTCCQNHSQGKDNEFEYRCITAKNEVIWIRDKVYLVYDEQGVLQKLRGLMIDITESKKAEEALRSQTEELARLTTVLKQTNTTLEKRNHELDQFVYVASHDLKSPLRAIANISQWLAEDLEDKLTEETQHQLDLLQGRVLRMEKLINGLLYYYRVGRVKIDLEKVEVEELLKEVISSLDPPPEFTIKIDPPMPTINTIRVLLEQVFSNLISNAIKHHHLPEGTIIIKAENKGKFYEFSVADDGPGIAPEFHEKVFGLFQTLKAKSNVENTGIGLTLVKRIVEGEKGKIYLKSEERKGTTVYFTWPVGN
- a CDS encoding sensor histidine kinase, which gives rise to MPLKWNSIHAKLLATYLVLIALGTFLLGGYLLWSFYIFFMNMKQTELEIWSNILSEDIGEALYRNNLEQVQGLVKRYGSPETITLRIFNPQGRLLSTSAPKIDRMIKDWSVIPGMKGAIQNKTVNGVAKGVLSNEDRVYTVRPIIYQGQRLGIIRMSVTITQFQRQFRSLLVTVLGTVMLTFLLCAVISAWLARSLALPILEMRNFAVRLGSGHLGENIYISRGDELGQLASELNRMSELLASVERERRAFLANVSHELRTPVSNVKVTLEALSIGAASEPELCDRFIQTAQNEINRLSRLIQDLLDLGRLEAGVAPLEIQSVSLRSLINRAIEAIELRTFHHGVNINNDVPDLELNVDSERMLQALLNILENAIKYSPPGSTVSLMGYTENNQKIIQIKDEGIGIKPEALPHIFEEFYRSDSSRQSDGTGLGLAISQRIIKAHGGTITADSVLGEGTTIIISFPK
- a CDS encoding HAMP domain-containing protein; amino-acid sequence: MSNPQQPQNNDTLDLQELLKTLIAIKKGDFSVRLPLDHTGMAGKIADTLNEIIELNQKMAAELERISSVVGKDGQLQMRANLPNAEGCWAECINSVNHLITDLVQPTAETAKVIRAVANGDLSQTIATEIEGRPLKGEFLSTATVVNTMVAQLSSFASEVTRVAREVGTEGMLGVQAEVGGVAGTWKDLTDSVNQMAGNLTAQVRNIAEVATAIASGDLSKKITVNVRGEILELKNTVNTMVDQLNSFAREVTRVAREVGTEGKLGVQAEVPGVAGTWKDLTDSVNLMAGNLTAQVRDIAEVTTAVANGDLSKKVTADVKGEILELKNTVNTMVVQLNSFASEVTRVAREVGAEGKLGGQAEVRGVAGTWKDLTDSVNFMAGSLTAQVRNIAEVTTAVANGDLSKKITVDVKGEILELKNTINTMVDQLNSFASEVTRVAREVGTEGKLGVQAEVRGVAGTWKDLTDSVNSMAGNLTAQVRNIAEVATAIASGDLSKKITVDVKGEIFELKNTINIMVDQLNSFASEVTRVAREVGAEGKLGGQAEVRGVAGTWKDLTDSVNFMAGSLTAQVRNIAEVTTAVANGDLSKKITVDVKGEILELKNTINTMVDQLNSFASEVTRVAREVGTEGKLGVQAEVRGVAGTWKDLTDSVNSMASSLTAQVRNIAEVTTAVANGDLSKKITVDVKGEILELKNTINTMVDQLNSFASEVTRVAREVGTEGKLGVQAYVKGVAGTWKDLTDNVNSMASNLTGQVRNIAEVTKAVASGDLSKKITVDVKGEILELKNTINTMVDQLSSFASEVTRVAREVGTEGKLGGQAQVTGVAGIWKDLTDNVNSMAGNLTAQVRGIAKVVTAVANGDLKRKLMLDAQGEIETLADTINEMIDTLATFADQVTTVAREVGIEGKLGGQAKVPGASGTWRHLTDNVNELAANLTTQVRAIAEVAIAVAKGDLTRSISVQAEGELAVLKDNINQMIANLRETTQKNTEQDWLKTNLAKFTRMLQGQRDLEAVSKLILSELAALVGAQHGVFYLMDEKEQTPILKLLSSYAYRERKHLSNRFYLGEGLVGQCALEKERILLTSVPDNYIKISSGLGEASPLNVVVLPVVFEGAITGVIELASFHYFNEIHLTFFDQLTESIAIVLNTIAASMRTEELLKQSQSLAQELQTQQGELRETNQRLEQQAQSLKASEELLKKQQEQLQQTNEALEEKARLLSLQNEEVERKNAEIEQARRSLEEKAEQLALTSRYKSEFLANMSHELRTPLNSLLILAKLLADNVENNLTPKQVEYAATIHSSGSDLLGLINDILDLAKIESGTMSVEIEQMQLAEVRHQLDRAFRQIAHDKGLDFEINFDPRLPKAIYTDSKRLQQVLKNLLSNAFKFTAKGQVSLEVEPAYQGWSQDHEILNQAELVISFSVSDTGIGIAPEKQRLIFEAFQQADGTTSRQYGGTGLGLSISREIARLLGGEITVISRLGHGSTFTLYLPQTYLGISETVPTQHLAQTTSIIAQSPYPSENTGVTQPSSSPDAKAQNHHLPTLQTSRKPLTKKEEYDSEFHPTTWGDDRSSIEPGDRIILIVDDDLNFARLVLEIARGQGFKGLIALRSSTALAMLQKYQPCAVTLDICLPGDSGWTILDRIKHDPKTVHIPGIIMSVNNDRQRGQKLGAYSYYQKPLTRENLVKIMAGLKQFIERPVKNLLLVTVDQEAAINELLGNSDIQIITVAEIPQIRGYLENNEPVIDCLIVDSSLPEMTHWTLIETLKEDLIKKQLPLIIYGQPNLSEAQKLDLEGISHSIPVKIADNELKLVQETALLLHRKQSDLPEKGQNMLKQLRHNLDNILANKKVLIVDDDVRNIFALTSLLERYQMQVIPAENGAAGIACLQNSTDIDLVLMDVMMPGMDGYETMKAIRKLQQFQSLPIIALTAKAMKGDRDKCLDAGASDYITKPVDTEQLLSILRVWLS